In Sporichthyaceae bacterium, the following proteins share a genomic window:
- a CDS encoding ISL3 family transposase has translation MVDRSDDASCLLGLAGLAVEGVVRTSAGVTIVQLVTDDPDAARCPVCRETSSSGKDWVLTRPKDLPCGGAFMVVQWRKRRRRCRTEDCPRQTFTEQVAQVPAGMRTTTRLRAALAAAVEDGRDQSEVAASHQVSWPTVQRAVVSYGASELVEPEPTTVLGMDETRFGRPRWVPDGVHVDGRIRWKRTDPWETGFVDITGDQGLLGQVDGRTSTAVKGWLKARSQAFRDGVDVVVIDPHAGYAAAVREVLPDAALAVDHFHLIMLANKAVTTVRQRVTREQLGRRGRALDPAWANRRLLLRGSERLSERALARMWNGCVDHDSTGQILTAWIAKEELRALCATAAHGGHREDIARRLWAFYSWCADADVPELTTLAETIETWWPAIEVFLTTGLTNARTEGTNRLIKQVKRAACGFRNRDNYRRRVRLHCTRRTRRLSARKPTVPAQS, from the coding sequence GTGGTTGACCGTAGCGATGATGCGTCGTGCCTGTTGGGATTGGCCGGGTTGGCGGTCGAGGGTGTCGTGCGCACCTCGGCCGGTGTGACGATCGTGCAGCTGGTCACCGATGATCCGGACGCGGCCCGGTGTCCGGTGTGCCGGGAGACGTCGAGTTCGGGCAAGGACTGGGTGCTGACCCGACCCAAGGACCTGCCCTGCGGCGGGGCGTTCATGGTGGTGCAGTGGCGCAAGCGGCGCCGGCGGTGCCGCACCGAGGACTGCCCACGCCAGACGTTCACCGAGCAGGTCGCCCAGGTACCGGCCGGGATGCGGACAACGACGAGGCTTCGGGCCGCGCTCGCGGCGGCGGTGGAGGACGGGCGCGATCAGTCCGAGGTCGCCGCGTCTCATCAGGTGTCGTGGCCCACCGTGCAGCGGGCGGTGGTGAGCTACGGGGCGAGCGAGCTGGTCGAGCCCGAGCCCACGACGGTGCTGGGCATGGACGAGACCCGGTTCGGGCGGCCGCGCTGGGTGCCCGACGGGGTACATGTCGACGGGCGGATCCGCTGGAAGCGCACAGATCCGTGGGAGACCGGGTTCGTCGACATCACCGGTGATCAGGGCCTGTTAGGCCAGGTGGATGGCCGCACCAGCACCGCCGTGAAGGGGTGGCTGAAGGCGCGTAGTCAGGCGTTCCGCGACGGCGTCGACGTGGTGGTGATCGACCCGCACGCCGGCTACGCCGCCGCGGTCCGCGAGGTGCTGCCCGACGCCGCGCTCGCGGTGGACCACTTCCACCTGATCATGCTGGCCAACAAGGCCGTCACCACGGTGCGCCAGCGGGTGACCCGCGAGCAACTCGGGCGCCGAGGCCGCGCGCTCGACCCGGCGTGGGCCAACCGGCGACTGTTGCTGCGCGGGAGTGAACGGCTGTCCGAGCGGGCGCTGGCCCGGATGTGGAACGGCTGTGTCGATCACGACTCGACCGGGCAGATCCTGACCGCCTGGATCGCCAAGGAGGAACTACGTGCGCTCTGCGCGACCGCCGCCCACGGTGGCCACCGCGAGGACATCGCCCGCCGGCTCTGGGCGTTCTACAGCTGGTGCGCCGACGCCGACGTCCCAGAACTCACCACGCTGGCCGAGACCATCGAGACCTGGTGGCCCGCGATCGAGGTGTTCCTCACGACCGGGCTCACCAACGCCCGAACCGAGGGCACGAACAGACTGATCAAACAGGTGAAGCGTGCCGCCTGCGGATTCAGAAACCGAGACAACTACCGCCGCCGAGTACGGTTGCACTGCACTCGGCGAACCCGCCGATTGTCAGCGAGGAAACCGACGGTGCCCGCTCAAAGTTGA